Part of the Acidimicrobiales bacterium genome, TACGACGAGGCGACACGGGTGCCGTTCGCGATCGCCCGGGTGGGGGAGCAGGCGACATCCGGCGCCTCCATCGACGATGCGCCCACGTCACACGTCGATCTCGTGCCCACCCTGCTGGGTGCCGCCGGCATCGACGAGGCCGCGGTCGCGGCCACGCTGCGGGCCTCGTTCTCCGAGGTGCACCCCCTCCCCGGTCGCAATCTCATGCCGGTCGTCGACGGCGATGCCCCCGCCGACCGCGACCGGGCCGTCTACCTGATGACCAACGACAACATGCTCGAAGGCGATACCGGAGCCTCCGGCGTGGCCCGCCGCCTCGGCCGGGTCGACAAGCCGCCGATGCCGCTGCGTATCCAGGTGCCCGCCCATGTCGCTGCGAACTTCGAGGGGATCGTCGCCCGGGTCTCCGATGCCGACGCGTCGGGTGGTGGTGGTCATCTCTGGAAGCTCGTGCGGACGTTCGACGATCCCGCGACCTGGACCGAGCCCGGGGTCCGGCATCTCGCCGCGAACGGCCCCGCCGGACCGCAGTACCGCACCGAGGCGCTGCCGGATCAGTGGGAGCTCTACGACCTCGACACCGATCCGATCGAGACCGACAACCGATGGACCGACGAGGCCGCCGCCGAGGTCCTCGCCCATCTCCGCACCGTGCTCGAGGACGAAGGCACCCGCTGTGTCCCCGAACGAAACGCCCCGTGGCCGTATGCGTCACGCCGACCCTCTCGAGGCCCCATGACCAAGACCCCACCTCCTCCCGCCCGTCTGGTCCGCAAGCTCCTGCAGAAGGTCGGCATGCACCCCGACGACACCGATCCGGTCGAGTTCGACCTTCCCGGTCGACGGGCGCTGGTGATCGCCACCAATGCCGGTGTGCTCGACATCGGCAAGCCGACCGGCGTGTTCGCCAGCGAGATGACCGTGCCCTACTACGCGTTCCTCGACGCGGGTCTGTCGGTCGACATCGCCAGCCCGCTCGGTGGTGTGGTCCCGGTCGACCCCCAGTCGCTGCGCGCCCCGATCCGGACCCCCGAGGACGACCGCTTCCTGGGCGACGACCAGCTCCGTGACAAGGTCACCCACTCGCTCGCCATCGGCGATCTCGACATGAACGACTACGACATCGTGTTCCTCGCCGGTGGATGGGGGGCGGCCTTCGACTTCGGGTTCTCCGAGATCCTCGGTGAGAAGATGACGGAGGCGAACGCCGCCGACAAGCTGATCGGCGGCGTCTGCCACGGTCCGCTCGGCTTGATCAACGCCAAGGGGATCGACGGTGAGCCGCTCGTGAAGGGCCGCAGGATCAGTGCGGTCACCGACAAGCAGGTCCAGGAGCTCGGCATCGGGTCGACCCCGCATCACCCGGAGACGGAACTGCGCAAGGTCGGCGCGGAGTTCGAGAGCGAGACCCGGTTCCGCGACCCGTTCGCCAACCATTGGGTGGTCGACGGCAACCTCGTCACCGGACAGAACCAGAATGCCGGGCCGATGGTCGCGCGTGAATTGCTCCAGATCCTCGAGGAACGCACCCTTTCCCCGCAGT contains:
- a CDS encoding sulfatase-like hydrolase/transferase, with the protein product MTDRPDVIILMSDEERAAPPYETPDVTAWRRRVLTAESWFDDNAVNFRRHYTGSLACVPSRPTLFTGHYPAVHGVTQTDGLGKMADDSRMRWLREGEVPTLGHWFRAAGYDTHYDGKWHITHADLHDDDGERVSTNDDDGNVIPEAVGRYLAADRLDPFGFSGWVGPEPHGGAMADSGLRRDPLIAARVVAWLEDRYARRRAGDADARRPFLLVASFVNPHDIVLFPAWVRRNPLKPSTRLDPPPIAESPTAHEDLATKPAAQIAYREAYPGGYGPVPAVARIYAGNAQKYRDTYYRLHAEVDAPIDQVRRAVVAGSENAVIVRTSDHGDLLGSHGGLHQKWFQLYDEATRVPFAIARVGEQATSGASIDDAPTSHVDLVPTLLGAAGIDEAAVAATLRASFSEVHPLPGRNLMPVVDGDAPADRDRAVYLMTNDNMLEGDTGASGVARRLGRVDKPPMPLRIQVPAHVAANFEGIVARVSDADASGGGGHLWKLVRTFDDPATWTEPGVRHLAANGPAGPQYRTEALPDQWELYDLDTDPIETDNRWTDEAAAEVLAHLRTVLEDEGTRCVPERNAPWPYASRRPSRGPMTKTPPPPARLVRKLLQKVGMHPDDTDPVEFDLPGRRALVIATNAGVLDIGKPTGVFASEMTVPYYAFLDAGLSVDIASPLGGVVPVDPQSLRAPIRTPEDDRFLGDDQLRDKVTHSLAIGDLDMNDYDIVFLAGGWGAAFDFGFSEILGEKMTEANAADKLIGGVCHGPLGLINAKGIDGEPLVKGRRISAVTDKQVQELGIGSTPHHPETELRKVGAEFESETRFRDPFANHWVVDGNLVTGQNQNAGPMVARELLQILEERTLSPQ